Genomic segment of Arctopsyche grandis isolate Sample6627 chromosome 3, ASM5162203v2, whole genome shotgun sequence:
gttttccaaaaataaataaataagcttgatagtgattgataacggaaaatcccatatttgaagaaatgtaggagaaacttatcgaaataataagaccGTGCCGTTCCGTGCATCTttatgtgttttcgcccttactctATTTTATAGTAATGATTCATTGCAATTTTTCAATAGccgtttatttaaattgttttagcCTTTCGTGGAGGTATGGATTAGCGCTTATAGCTGTAGTTTCAGTGGCTCATGTCGTCAGTTACTCCGGTCCAGATTTGCCTCCAGGGCCATATTGTGCTGCAAAACCAGACTCCTGTTGCAACGGTCGTGAAGATAGATGTTCAGCACCAATTTTAGGTAACATATGTTTGAAGTCCTATCAGTGTACgaaatgtgtgtgtatgcatgtgtttatttaaatcaaatgaatataattattttgagaGTTTGAATTCTTCATTGACCTTAATAGTTAACTCTATAGGTACACTGTGCTATTGCGATGATTTTTGCAACCGCACAACCACTGATGATTGCTGTCCTGACTTCTGGAGTCACTGCCATGGAATTAATCCTGAAAGTACTCCTGAAACCCTTAGAATATGTTTCTACAATGGAAGAGAATATGaatatggaaaaaaagttaCCACAAATTGCAATAAATGGtaaaatacaaatcaattttataaatagtattaaaagacAAAATAATATAGAGACATTTTATAACCACAATACCACAGTCATTTCCTATGCCTTAATTAAATTGGTGTGCAAAATATGAACGACATATTCTGTATGTATTTCCTGTTTTAACCTCAAgtttttaattgcaatttttatttgtaaattattcTTCACCTTAAACCCACATCCTTTCAAAATACAactgtaattaaattaatattaaattatcaattttaatttaaaattctaattttttataattttatcaaaattgaatgtttggttcggtgattactagtcaaatgtgaactggtcacaggacaaccggtcgctctagatcggtcacacgtgatcacccgtcacactaaaactggtcagaCCCTAAAATCGTTTAaacagttttctcgtgaccaattttatggtgtgaccaattttctcgtgaccagctttagtgtgacgggtgatcacgtgtgaccgatctagagcgaccggttgtcctgtgactggtttacatatgactaatagtccgtttacctttTGTTTGCTACAAAAAAcatgaattttgaatttaagaatacattatatttttcatgACTATTCCTAATCATTATCGTATCGTTTTCAGCGAATGTACTGCGGTAAATGAGCAATTGGATATGATATGTGAAGCAGATCCGTGCATGATAGAGCCGGAACTTATCTCAGAGGTTAACAATGATCCAACAATATCATGGAAAGCTGCAAATTACACGCCGTTTTGGGGACACAAACTTAGTGAAGGAATTGAACTAAGATTAGGTATTTTTTCTCCCtgcgctacaaatggttgcaaaccacgtgaccgcatgctcatttcatattttttctcggcttttgccattttaaacttgccagaaagatccaactcaattttaagaattgccaatcatcaatgtacatcgaaatttcATCtacgcaaccccatgaatatctcgtctttcgtacatgctgaaattcaatcgaaatgagcatacagcattttgcaaccatttgtagcaaacccattTTTCTTAGAGAGTTTTGACTCTTAGGTGCTTCATACAAATAGTTTGgggaataattcaaattttaataatacaagtaCATTTTCAGGAACGTTAACACCCCAGAAAAGTACATACGGCATGGTCTCGTTGCATCCTATATATGATTCTAAAAGAATGGCACGCAGTTTTAGCGCTTTGGTAAATTGGCCAAATAAAATGGCTCCTATTCACGACCAAGGATGGTGTGGTGCATCATGGGCGATTACAACAGCAGACGTTGCTAGCGACAGGTATGATCAATAtttgcaatacatatgtacacatataagaatataataataacaactttttattccagacgatagggagaatagtgcaatccccatcgtccatataaataatatatggatAATAcacatgaatgataaaataaataaatataatgtatcttgggtaatttttatttttattttttagatttgtcATAATGTCTGATGGATTAGAAACTCCCGAGTTGAGTGCCCAACAGTTACTGTCATGCAATAATCGAGGACAGCAATCTTGTAATGGTGGATATTTGGATATAGCATGGCAATTCAGCAGAAAAATcgggtatttacatacatagttacatacaataatataaaaacggacgcgatgtgtgtatgtgggtatgtatgtggcggacgcgtggacaagtttggggattaaaaaaaaaaatttgaataccaggagtatatgttGTGCTTTAGAGAttggaatatttaataaaataaatacactcgAACAAGGAGGACAGTCAATCAGAGTGAAGTGGTTCAAGTGTACTATAacctttgaccaattagaggaaCGTATCggcattctgaccaatgggtgcattttaagcatccgctatagcagtggttcttaacctgggttcgatcgaaccccaggggttcggtgagtcagtctcaggggttcggcggaagtcaagacacacacccgactcatatgattcgggtgccaattaagaaggattccaattaagaagggttcggtgaatgggcatatgaaactggtgggggtcagtacctccaacaaggttaagaaccactgtgcTATAAGGATGTGGCGTGCGATTGTGTCGAGGAGACACGGAGTAGCAGTGGACCATTTGCTCCtggctcctgatattgagcgtcGAGCGACGGGTGCCGTCAACGTTAGATGCGCCTAAgcatgcgcgggagcgtacacatgCACACATCCACGAAGCCACACACACgcgttcattcatcatttcaaacgggtgaacgggttggatcggcgatcgtgtaatgcgcgcactcaactttttctattaatacgtgcgcgcgcgcctataaattaccttgcattatactaatatataacatataactttattttaattcgtgtatcaattcttttccgataccacccgttgaaatcaatgggcacaacattagtatacaatatttatataaaataattttgaaattccacgtttgtattttatatttaaatttcaggtTGGTTAATGAAGAGTGCTTCCCTTATGTAGGTGGCAATAAGAAATGCACCATTCCATGGAAGAAGACCAAGAGCCTTAAGGGTTCAGGTTGCATTCCACCTTCATCGCCACCTACACGTGTGAATCGTTACACAGTATCGCCAGCTCATCGTCTCGGTAATGAAACTGACATCATGTACGAAATAATCAATTCTGGTCCCGTTCAAGGTAGGTATCActtgtttataaatattcttTTGTAACAGAGAAACCTtattatattaatgaaaaattattaaaaatacttagCAACGATGAGAGTGTATCAAGATTTCTTCGCATATACGGATGGAATTTACAAAAAGTCACGATATGTACCACAGCAATTGTATGGATACCATTCTGTGAGAATAGTTGGTTGGGGTGATGAAAATGGTATCAAATATTGGgttagtattataaatattgtttttattaaatcttttgACACGTCATTTTACGTCTAGATGTATTTTCATGCTGTATTTTTACACACATTGGAATTttcgaaaatttcaattataaagaCATTGAATAATGccccaaaattttaatataaataatataataaaatataacacatCCTCGAATGTTTCAGTTGGCAGCCAACAGTTGGGGCGAGTCTTGGGGAGAAAATGGCTATTTCAGAATCGTTAGGGGTGTTAACGAATGTGAAATCGAGTCATTTGTAATTGGTGTGTGGGCTTTCACCGTTGAAAATAAAGCAGGAGTCATTggataaactattctaaacaaTTTATGTTAATTAAACCCATCTCGTTAAATACTGCcattattataagtattatattggGGATATAAGTTCATACATGcgcaaatttaattttcaactcgaattgtatgtatgtacgtatgtcctTAATTATTGATACtgaatagatttaaaaaaaatctgaacatGTGTAAAAATCATCTCATAGATACTTTTCTAGTCTTTCAGtctagaattatttttttatatttataacttcGAATCTAATGCCTTAtctcattaaaatatatgtttcaAAATTTTGTATCACATAcatgatttaattattatttttttaaagtactTAAATATACTGTATTAACACTTTTTATATCATGATGcagatacatataataaagatcatcaataattataatatattatacttacacaTCTTGTATTTATTAGTTTatctatatgtaaatacataaagatatatgtatttttttaatatgatagtAATGAGCcaccatattatgtattttgagcatttttcgtaataataatacagaaatcactaatataatatacatatgagacgTTCTTAAATCAAATCAACAAGCTTCATTTATTGGTAAATCTGTACCATGATATGATAAATGGAAGAAacttaataaaacaataatttactaaacattacaatttttttaaatgtatttattttttattttgtggaTTTGATGAATTTGACTTTTGAAAAGTgctcatattatatttcattcgtCGAATGTGAAATGTTTGTC
This window contains:
- the Swim gene encoding secreted Wg-interacting molecule — translated: MNLSWRYGLALIAVVSVAHVVSYSGPDLPPGPYCAAKPDSCCNGREDRCSAPILGTLCYCDDFCNRTTTDDCCPDFWSHCHGINPESTPETLRICFYNGREYEYGKKVTTNCNKCECTAVNEQLDMICEADPCMIEPELISEVNNDPTISWKAANYTPFWGHKLSEGIELRLGTLTPQKSTYGMVSLHPIYDSKRMARSFSALVNWPNKMAPIHDQGWCGASWAITTADVASDRFVIMSDGLETPELSAQQLLSCNNRGQQSCNGGYLDIAWQFSRKIGLVNEECFPYVGGNKKCTIPWKKTKSLKGSGCIPPSSPPTRVNRYTVSPAHRLGNETDIMYEIINSGPVQATMRVYQDFFAYTDGIYKKSRYVPQQLYGYHSVRIVGWGDENGIKYWLAANSWGESWGENGYFRIVRGVNECEIESFVIGVWAFTVENKAGVIG